In Picosynechococcus sp. PCC 7002, the following are encoded in one genomic region:
- a CDS encoding GAF domain-containing sensor histidine kinase, with the protein MRTPEPLPHEAERLKSLFQQDLLDTPQEPEFNRIVNLAARLFGVKIVLISLVDDCRQWFKAKVGLAASETPRNISFCGHAIQRADIFEIPDTLADERFWDNPLVTGKPYIRFYAGHPIRSGDGYPLGTLCLIDEQPRKLTATERELLQMLAHQVEDLLRLRRNLKRKQNKIKLLTVQVQSLDRSNNLKDQLLAVLSHDLRSPLISFRSVIELLAAQALEPEELEILIPEVCNKFDQTEMKVMQMLQWAQQQLQTEVVPIEMIKVEAIAAHVLPWCQDCAQRKNVTLQVEMEPQLQVLGNLELIGVVLRNFLGNAVKYSRHGETITLFARRSGQYVELGVRDTGLGMKPETLKKIRSHSYQLSAPGTDNEKGTGLGLLLCQTYLNQMGTALEIESRWMEGSTFSFRLPIAPSA; encoded by the coding sequence ATGCGAACCCCCGAACCTTTGCCCCATGAAGCAGAACGCCTCAAATCATTGTTCCAACAGGATCTTTTAGATACCCCCCAGGAGCCTGAATTTAATCGCATTGTCAACCTCGCGGCGCGACTGTTTGGGGTCAAAATCGTTTTGATTTCCCTCGTGGATGATTGTCGGCAGTGGTTTAAGGCTAAGGTCGGCTTGGCAGCGAGCGAAACCCCCCGCAATATTTCCTTTTGTGGCCACGCAATTCAGAGGGCAGACATTTTTGAAATCCCGGATACCTTAGCCGATGAACGCTTTTGGGACAATCCCCTTGTCACTGGAAAACCCTATATTCGTTTCTATGCGGGTCATCCCATCCGCTCTGGGGACGGCTATCCCCTGGGTACCCTGTGTTTAATTGATGAACAACCCCGTAAATTGACGGCCACTGAACGGGAACTGCTGCAAATGCTGGCGCACCAGGTAGAAGATTTGCTCCGTTTACGCCGTAATCTAAAACGCAAGCAAAACAAAATTAAGCTGCTCACGGTGCAAGTACAATCCCTAGATCGAAGCAATAACCTCAAGGATCAACTGTTAGCGGTGTTGTCCCACGATCTGCGCAGTCCCCTGATTAGTTTCCGGTCGGTGATAGAACTCTTGGCCGCCCAGGCCCTAGAGCCGGAGGAGCTAGAAATTTTAATTCCCGAAGTCTGCAACAAGTTTGACCAAACAGAAATGAAGGTGATGCAGATGTTGCAATGGGCGCAGCAGCAACTCCAGACGGAAGTGGTTCCCATTGAGATGATCAAAGTCGAGGCGATCGCCGCCCATGTGTTGCCCTGGTGCCAGGACTGCGCCCAACGAAAAAATGTGACCTTACAAGTTGAAATGGAGCCCCAATTACAAGTCCTAGGCAATTTAGAGCTTATCGGGGTTGTGCTGCGTAATTTCCTGGGCAATGCGGTGAAATATTCCCGTCACGGTGAAACGATCACCTTGTTCGCGCGCCGGAGTGGTCAATATGTAGAATTGGGGGTTCGGGATACGGGGCTGGGAATGAAGCCCGAAACCCTTAAAAAAATTCGTAGCCATAGCTATCAGCTGTCAGCCCCAGGCACCGACAATGAAAAAGGGACTGGCCTGGGGTTATTGCTCTGTCAGACTTACCTCAACCAGATGGGCACTGCCCTAGAGATTGAAAGCCGTTGGATGGAAGGATCGACGTTTTCGTTTCGCTTGCCGATCGCCCCCAGTGCCTAG
- the dapF gene encoding diaminopimelate epimerase, translating into MVLEFTKYQGLGNDFILLDNRQQTTPLVTPEQAIQLCDRHFGIGADGVIFALPGQAGADYTMRIFNSDGSEPEMCGNGIRCLARFIDHLEGGNAPGKTYSIHTLAGMIRPRLETDALVRVDMGEPILTATDIPTTLKDSNGQAVNQPLEVAGKTWMVTCVSMGNPHCITFVEDVAAIALEVIGKDFEHHPAFPQRINTEFIEVVRPDYIKMRVWERGAGITLACGTGACASVVAGVLTGHCDRLCTVELPGGCLQIEWSAADNHIYMTGPAAISFQGQVTL; encoded by the coding sequence ATGGTGCTGGAATTTACGAAATATCAAGGTCTGGGTAATGATTTTATTCTGCTGGATAATCGCCAGCAGACGACGCCCCTCGTCACCCCGGAGCAAGCCATTCAACTATGCGATCGCCACTTCGGCATTGGTGCGGACGGTGTGATTTTCGCTCTGCCAGGCCAGGCTGGTGCCGACTATACCATGCGCATTTTCAATTCCGACGGTTCTGAACCGGAAATGTGCGGCAACGGGATTCGTTGTTTAGCCCGCTTCATTGACCACCTAGAGGGGGGAAATGCCCCCGGCAAAACCTACAGCATCCATACCCTGGCGGGGATGATTCGACCCCGTTTAGAAACTGACGCACTCGTGCGGGTTGATATGGGTGAACCGATTCTCACGGCAACGGATATTCCCACCACCCTAAAAGACAGTAATGGCCAAGCCGTTAATCAGCCCCTCGAAGTGGCCGGAAAAACATGGATGGTGACCTGTGTGAGCATGGGGAACCCCCACTGCATTACCTTTGTCGAAGATGTGGCGGCGATCGCCCTAGAGGTGATTGGTAAAGATTTTGAGCACCACCCGGCTTTTCCCCAACGGATCAATACCGAGTTTATTGAAGTGGTACGTCCCGACTACATCAAAATGCGGGTCTGGGAACGGGGCGCGGGGATTACTCTCGCTTGTGGGACAGGGGCCTGTGCGTCGGTGGTGGCTGGGGTCTTAACGGGCCATTGCGATCGCCTTTGTACCGTAGAACTACCGGGGGGCTGTCTCCAGATCGAATGGTCAGCAGCAGACAATCACATCTATATGACCGGGCCAGCAGCCATTAGCTTCCAGGGTCAAGTGACCCTCTAG
- a CDS encoding Hfq-related RNA-binding protein — translation MTEFNTGYPSVRRIQSFVKVKGEVEIKLLTNDVIIGKILWQDPHYLCVVDRSSTREFMIPRQAIAYVKA, via the coding sequence ATGACAGAATTTAATACGGGCTATCCGAGTGTGCGTCGCATCCAGAGCTTCGTCAAAGTAAAGGGGGAAGTGGAGATTAAACTCCTTACCAATGATGTCATCATTGGCAAAATTTTATGGCAAGATCCCCACTATCTTTGTGTCGTAGACCGCAGCTCCACTAGGGAATTTATGATTCCTCGCCAGGCGATCGCCTACGTCAAAGCTTAA
- a CDS encoding ABC1 kinase family protein: MVFSLTQSSSRQREIIEIVFSNGWDFMKSLLTGGKADKPQIPPPEVFRNILVELGPFYVKLGQLLSTRPDLLPPKYIEALTALQAKVPTVPWFEIEQTIRQQLSQPLEDVFQEINPNPIAAGSIAQIHRAVLRNGQAVALKVQRPGIDQIVAQDIALIKGIAELAALTEFGQDYDVIALAKEFTKAVQAELDFRTEAGYTDQLRRNLAKSSWFDQQKLTIPEIYWELTTEKLLVMEWLDGKPLLEAEVTSEKQRQAITTILFRAFFQQIFVDGFFHADPHPGNIFYLDSQTVALIDCGMIGRLDPRTQKLLTEMLLAIVDMDAQSCAQLTLELSEGAHTTNLARLEANYDRLLRKYYDRSLTQLNFSEVFYEILQVARNNKVKLPGNLGLYAKSLANLEGVARSFNPEVNLLDEIKPLITDIFRRQLVGDTPFQTMFRTVLDLKTISLRSPRQIDVILDRLSSETLQWNLNLRELDGLRRSIDDSANRLSFSIVVGSLIMGAAIITISPNRQLMIVNEILFAAASLLGLWLIISILRSGRLK, from the coding sequence ATGGTTTTTTCTCTGACCCAGAGCAGTTCACGCCAGCGGGAAATTATTGAAATTGTTTTCAGTAATGGTTGGGACTTCATGAAGAGTCTCCTGACTGGTGGTAAAGCCGATAAACCACAGATCCCCCCCCCTGAAGTTTTTCGCAATATTCTGGTGGAGCTAGGGCCTTTTTATGTCAAGCTCGGACAGCTTCTGAGCACTAGGCCCGATCTTCTACCCCCGAAATACATTGAGGCCCTCACTGCTCTCCAAGCCAAAGTCCCCACGGTGCCTTGGTTTGAAATTGAGCAAACCATTCGTCAGCAACTTTCCCAACCCCTCGAAGACGTTTTTCAAGAAATTAATCCCAACCCCATTGCAGCGGGTTCCATTGCCCAAATCCATCGGGCGGTTCTGCGGAATGGTCAAGCTGTCGCCTTGAAGGTACAACGGCCAGGCATCGATCAAATCGTCGCCCAGGACATTGCCCTCATCAAAGGGATTGCAGAACTCGCTGCTCTCACAGAATTTGGCCAAGATTATGATGTAATTGCCCTCGCGAAAGAGTTTACAAAAGCTGTCCAGGCGGAGCTCGATTTTCGTACTGAAGCAGGTTATACCGATCAGCTCCGGCGCAATTTAGCGAAAAGCAGTTGGTTTGATCAACAAAAACTGACGATTCCAGAAATTTATTGGGAGCTGACCACCGAAAAGCTGCTGGTTATGGAATGGCTCGATGGCAAGCCCTTGCTGGAAGCGGAGGTCACTTCAGAAAAACAACGTCAAGCAATCACGACAATTTTGTTTCGGGCTTTTTTCCAGCAAATTTTTGTGGATGGTTTTTTCCATGCTGATCCTCACCCCGGTAATATTTTCTACCTCGATAGTCAGACGGTGGCGTTAATTGATTGTGGGATGATTGGCCGCCTCGATCCGCGCACCCAAAAACTACTGACAGAGATGCTACTGGCCATTGTGGATATGGATGCCCAGAGCTGTGCCCAGTTGACCCTAGAACTATCCGAAGGGGCGCACACGACGAACTTAGCCCGCCTAGAAGCCAACTATGATCGCCTGCTGCGTAAATATTACGACCGGAGCTTAACGCAGTTAAATTTTAGTGAGGTGTTCTATGAAATTTTGCAGGTAGCCCGCAACAATAAGGTTAAACTGCCGGGAAATTTGGGTTTGTATGCCAAAAGTCTCGCCAATTTGGAGGGGGTCGCCCGCAGTTTTAATCCAGAGGTTAATTTACTCGATGAGATTAAGCCGCTGATCACTGATATTTTCCGACGGCAATTGGTGGGGGATACTCCATTTCAGACCATGTTCCGCACGGTCCTCGATCTGAAAACGATTTCTTTGCGATCGCCGCGCCAGATTGACGTGATTCTCGACCGCCTCAGCTCAGAAACCCTCCAGTGGAATTTAAACCTGCGGGAACTCGATGGCCTGCGCCGTAGCATTGACGACTCCGCTAATCGCCTATCCTTCAGTATTGTGGTGGGGTCGTTAATCATGGGAGCCGCGATCATTACCATTTCGCCGAACCGTCAGTTAATGATTGTGAATGAAATTTTGTTTGCGGCAGCCAGTCTTTTAGGATTGTGGCTAATCATTAGTATTTTGCGGTCAGGACGCCTAAAGTAA
- a CDS encoding YebC/PmpR family DNA-binding transcriptional regulator, with amino-acid sequence MAGHSKWANIKRQKARVDAKKGKTFTQLSRAIIVAARHGLPDPAGNFQLRTAIEKAKAAGIPNENIERAIAKGAGTYNDGEANYEEIRYEGYGAGGVAILIEALTDNRNRTAADLRSAFSKNGGNLGETGCVSWMFSHKGVVTLTGEIDEEALLEASLIGEAEGYSAIEDSDEVEVLSAVENLEHLNQTLQDAGFTVKEAELRWFPETEMNLTDEVQIQTILKMIETIEALDDVQTVTSNLAIAPAFATL; translated from the coding sequence ATGGCTGGACATAGTAAGTGGGCAAATATTAAACGACAAAAGGCACGGGTTGATGCCAAGAAGGGGAAAACGTTTACTCAGTTATCCCGGGCGATCATTGTTGCGGCTCGCCATGGTCTCCCTGATCCGGCGGGGAATTTTCAACTCCGTACTGCCATTGAAAAAGCGAAGGCTGCGGGCATCCCCAATGAAAATATCGAACGGGCGATCGCCAAGGGAGCGGGTACCTATAATGATGGCGAAGCCAATTACGAAGAAATCCGTTACGAAGGCTATGGGGCCGGGGGCGTGGCCATTTTGATCGAAGCCCTCACCGACAACCGCAACCGCACAGCGGCGGATTTACGTTCTGCCTTTAGCAAAAATGGTGGCAATTTGGGAGAAACGGGTTGTGTGAGCTGGATGTTTAGCCACAAAGGTGTGGTGACGCTCACGGGGGAGATCGACGAAGAAGCCCTACTAGAAGCTTCCTTAATTGGCGAAGCAGAAGGTTATAGTGCCATCGAAGACAGCGATGAGGTGGAAGTCCTCAGTGCCGTTGAGAACCTAGAACACCTCAACCAAACCTTGCAGGATGCGGGCTTTACGGTGAAAGAGGCGGAGTTGCGCTGGTTCCCGGAGACAGAAATGAACCTCACCGACGAAGTACAGATCCAAACGATCCTCAAAATGATCGAAACGATCGAAGCCCTTGATGATGTGCAAACGGTCACCAGTAATTTGGCGATCGCCCCAGCCTTTGCGACCCTCTAA
- a CDS encoding CRR6 family NdhI maturation factor: protein MAEIKIPQRDILSLNLAPLKTLVQSILLDEALADHEQKFQLKIDFPQEANDPRELSEIPEIRLWFVRLDAIFPWFPFLLDWKAGELGRYTAMLVPHQFHRTEGIQYNPEALEIFVMSKVFCLSETLPKFGIQPQSRVKAIAQLLGYELDDDFLNDLS, encoded by the coding sequence ATGGCAGAGATCAAAATTCCCCAACGCGACATCCTCAGTCTTAATTTGGCCCCCCTGAAAACCCTGGTGCAATCGATCCTGCTCGATGAGGCCCTCGCAGACCATGAGCAAAAGTTTCAGTTAAAGATTGATTTTCCCCAGGAAGCGAATGATCCCCGTGAACTCTCAGAAATCCCAGAAATTCGTCTCTGGTTTGTGCGTCTCGATGCGATCTTTCCTTGGTTTCCGTTCCTCCTCGACTGGAAAGCAGGGGAATTAGGCCGTTATACGGCGATGCTCGTGCCCCATCAATTTCATCGCACCGAAGGGATTCAATATAATCCCGAAGCCCTCGAAATTTTTGTGATGAGTAAAGTATTTTGCCTCAGTGAGACTTTACCGAAATTCGGCATTCAACCTCAGTCACGGGTAAAGGCGATCGCCCAATTATTAGGCTACGAACTAGACGACGACTTTTTAAATGATCTCAGCTAA
- the cysE gene encoding serine O-acetyltransferase: protein MLSTLFADFRIIFERDPAARNWLEVLFCYPGLQALLFHRVSHALYRSGLPFIPRFLSHIARFLTGIEIHPGARIGHGVFIDHGMGVVIGETAIVGDYCLIYQGVTLGGTGKESGKRHPTLGENVVVGGGAKVLGNIEIGNNVRIGAGSVVLRHVPSDCTVVGIPGRIVYRSGVKVNPLEHGSLPDSEATVIRTLLDRIEALEEQVQTLQGQQQPDLVTAHRRQNHKDSCRLSDREIQQYLDGAGI from the coding sequence ATGCTCTCCACCCTCTTCGCCGACTTCCGCATTATTTTTGAACGGGATCCTGCTGCGCGTAACTGGCTTGAAGTTCTATTTTGCTATCCGGGCCTCCAAGCGCTGTTGTTTCATCGCGTCTCCCATGCCCTCTATCGCTCTGGTCTGCCGTTTATCCCCCGGTTTCTTTCCCACATCGCCCGCTTTTTAACGGGAATTGAAATTCACCCAGGTGCCCGTATTGGCCACGGGGTTTTCATTGATCATGGCATGGGCGTTGTCATTGGCGAAACAGCGATTGTTGGTGACTATTGCTTGATCTACCAAGGCGTCACCCTCGGCGGTACAGGGAAAGAGAGTGGAAAACGCCACCCGACCCTCGGTGAAAATGTCGTTGTTGGTGGGGGAGCCAAGGTACTCGGCAATATTGAAATTGGGAATAACGTGCGCATTGGGGCCGGGTCAGTGGTCTTACGCCATGTCCCTTCGGATTGCACAGTAGTCGGCATTCCGGGGCGGATCGTCTATCGTTCTGGGGTCAAGGTCAATCCTTTGGAACACGGCAGCCTACCCGATTCGGAAGCAACGGTGATTCGTACCCTCTTAGACCGCATTGAGGCCCTAGAAGAGCAAGTCCAAACCCTCCAAGGTCAACAGCAGCCGGATCTCGTAACAGCCCACCGTCGTCAGAATCACAAAGATAGCTGTCGCTTGTCTGACCGAGAAATTCAACAATATTTAGATGGTGCGGGAATTTAA
- a CDS encoding hybrid sensor histidine kinase/response regulator, producing the protein MSNNSHNEAHNYQDSEFEDELLELFEDLDAETSAPPATDFPKEPATDFPKEIDPKVSFISFANNFEELLAFEEVTSPQSQTPQQASSQNEADLEADLEALLQDTDPNQPSETETYATESEPYFPLEDPVSPPLKRPKAISSKISPVTNGQITYYPALEDLGQYLEVSPSSSANSVDWQALTQLIEQTPSAPSPSPSPKKRPQIAISKQTDFGELEALLQQADTMGGPPITTTSGPSTNRQRSQKVNSFEQTMRIPVKQLDNLSNLMGELVVNRNTLEQSQEKLRQFLDNLTGQVQRLNDIGSQMQDLYERSLLERSLLASRGQSSEYHFPPGFTDKADAPGRHRSQEYDPLEMDQFTGFHLLSQEMIELIVRVRESSSDIEFLVDDNEQVARNLRQVSTQLQEGLTKSRMIPFAQAADRLVRPVREISLKLNKRASLNVEGREVLIDKMILEQLYDPLTHLINNAITHGIESPEVRLSKGKPAAGVVSLKAYIQGNQIVIAIADDGAGMDSEALVHKALEKNLITPDQLSDLSQQDIYDFIFHPGFTTKAQADDFSGRGVGMDVVRTALGSIRGTITIDSALGKGTTFTIRLPLTLNICRALFCLNRHARIALPMDGVEDMQTYTLDQVEQEGRRRYIRWRDSRLRVYPLSNLLTLQRQIGRGSIYGGVGDPDQIPVVILRSAGNLLAIQVDQVLGEQEIVIKQIEGPIPKPAAIAGATVLGDGTVMPVVDVLELIELAAQGRVRAKATTWQDNPALHLLVPEMVQREPIVLIVDDSITVRELLSMSFTKAGYRVEQARDGQEAWEKLRGGLPCELVFCDIEMPRMDGLELLSRIQKDPNLEKIPVAMLTSRGADRHRQMAAELGASAYFTKPYLEEVLLDAAQKMRQGDVLLPGSTKQPTVSEPGDGMGDFEPLDDASVKITAPRILIVDDSVTVRELLAITFQKAGYHVERARDGEEALEQLLENPDFSLVFCDIEMPRLDGLALLEEIQQYPELAHIPIAMLTSRGAGRHRKIAADRGAKAYFTKPYVEDHLLEAAARLMAGEILLDENGKVVA; encoded by the coding sequence GTGAGCAACAACAGTCATAATGAAGCACATAACTATCAAGATTCTGAGTTTGAAGACGAACTCCTAGAACTGTTTGAAGACCTCGACGCAGAAACCTCTGCCCCCCCAGCGACCGATTTTCCCAAGGAGCCAGCGACCGATTTTCCCAAGGAGATCGATCCGAAAGTTTCATTTATCAGCTTCGCAAATAACTTTGAAGAACTTTTAGCCTTCGAGGAAGTGACCTCCCCCCAGTCCCAAACGCCTCAGCAAGCCTCGTCCCAAAACGAAGCAGACCTCGAAGCCGACTTAGAAGCTCTCCTCCAAGATACTGATCCCAACCAACCCTCCGAAACAGAAACTTACGCCACCGAGAGCGAACCTTATTTTCCCCTCGAAGACCCCGTTTCCCCGCCCCTCAAACGCCCCAAGGCCATTTCCTCCAAGATCTCCCCGGTTACCAACGGTCAGATCACCTACTACCCTGCCCTAGAGGATCTCGGTCAATACCTAGAAGTATCACCAAGCTCGTCGGCCAATTCTGTTGACTGGCAAGCCCTCACCCAACTCATTGAACAAACTCCGAGCGCTCCTAGCCCTAGTCCCTCTCCCAAAAAACGCCCCCAAATTGCCATTTCCAAACAGACGGACTTTGGTGAATTAGAAGCCCTGCTCCAACAGGCAGACACCATGGGAGGGCCTCCCATTACTACCACCAGCGGCCCTAGTACAAATCGTCAACGCTCCCAAAAGGTCAACAGCTTTGAGCAGACCATGCGGATTCCCGTCAAGCAACTCGATAACCTCAGTAACTTGATGGGAGAACTCGTTGTCAACCGCAATACCCTCGAACAAAGCCAAGAAAAACTCCGGCAATTCCTCGACAATCTCACGGGCCAAGTCCAACGGCTCAACGACATTGGTAGCCAGATGCAAGATCTTTACGAACGCTCTCTCCTGGAGCGTTCCCTGCTAGCCAGTCGTGGTCAAAGTAGTGAATATCACTTTCCCCCAGGTTTCACCGATAAGGCGGATGCCCCCGGTCGCCATCGTTCCCAAGAATATGACCCCCTAGAAATGGATCAGTTCACCGGCTTTCACCTCCTCTCCCAGGAGATGATTGAACTGATTGTGCGGGTGCGAGAATCTTCTTCGGATATCGAATTTCTAGTCGATGACAATGAACAAGTTGCCCGTAATCTCCGGCAGGTCAGTACGCAGCTCCAGGAAGGCTTGACTAAATCACGGATGATTCCCTTTGCCCAAGCAGCCGATCGCCTGGTGCGCCCCGTCCGGGAAATTTCCCTCAAACTCAATAAGCGAGCCTCCCTCAATGTCGAAGGTCGAGAAGTGCTCATTGACAAAATGATCCTAGAGCAGCTCTATGATCCCCTGACTCACCTGATCAACAACGCCATTACCCATGGGATTGAGTCCCCGGAAGTACGCCTCAGTAAGGGTAAGCCTGCGGCGGGGGTTGTCTCCCTCAAAGCCTATATTCAGGGGAATCAAATTGTAATTGCCATTGCCGATGATGGTGCGGGGATGGATTCTGAAGCCCTCGTCCACAAAGCCCTTGAAAAAAACCTGATTACCCCTGATCAATTATCGGATCTCAGTCAACAGGATATTTATGATTTTATTTTCCATCCTGGCTTTACCACCAAGGCACAGGCCGATGACTTTTCGGGTCGGGGGGTTGGCATGGATGTGGTCCGCACGGCCCTCGGTAGTATTCGAGGCACAATCACCATTGACTCCGCCCTGGGTAAAGGTACAACGTTTACCATCCGGCTACCCCTCACCCTCAATATCTGCCGCGCTTTATTTTGTCTCAATCGCCACGCCCGCATTGCTCTGCCCATGGATGGGGTTGAAGATATGCAGACCTACACCCTCGACCAAGTGGAACAGGAAGGCCGCAGACGTTATATTCGCTGGCGAGATTCTCGATTGCGGGTGTATCCCCTCAGTAATCTATTGACGCTCCAACGACAAATTGGGCGGGGCTCAATTTATGGAGGGGTTGGGGATCCTGACCAAATTCCCGTTGTGATCCTACGCAGTGCGGGCAATCTCCTGGCGATTCAGGTGGATCAGGTGCTAGGGGAACAGGAAATCGTGATTAAACAGATCGAGGGGCCGATTCCGAAACCAGCGGCGATCGCCGGGGCGACAGTCCTGGGGGATGGCACAGTTATGCCCGTGGTTGATGTGTTAGAGCTGATTGAACTTGCGGCCCAGGGACGGGTCAGGGCCAAGGCTACCACCTGGCAAGATAACCCGGCCTTACACTTGCTCGTACCAGAGATGGTACAAAGGGAGCCCATTGTGTTGATTGTGGATGATTCGATCACGGTGCGCGAACTCCTCTCGATGAGTTTCACAAAGGCTGGCTATCGGGTTGAGCAGGCCCGGGACGGCCAGGAAGCTTGGGAAAAACTGCGGGGAGGCTTACCCTGTGAACTGGTCTTTTGCGATATTGAGATGCCGCGCATGGATGGCTTGGAGCTATTATCTCGCATTCAAAAAGACCCGAATTTAGAAAAAATTCCGGTGGCCATGCTGACATCAAGGGGGGCAGATCGCCACCGACAAATGGCCGCTGAACTGGGGGCGAGTGCCTATTTCACGAAACCCTATTTAGAAGAAGTGCTGTTGGATGCGGCCCAAAAAATGCGCCAAGGAGACGTGTTACTGCCGGGCAGTACGAAACAGCCCACGGTCTCGGAGCCTGGGGACGGGATGGGCGATTTTGAACCCCTAGATGATGCGTCGGTAAAAATAACGGCCCCAAGGATTTTGATTGTGGATGATTCGGTGACGGTGCGAGAATTGTTAGCCATTACCTTCCAAAAGGCGGGCTACCATGTGGAGCGGGCCCGGGATGGAGAAGAGGCTCTAGAGCAGTTGTTGGAAAATCCCGATTTTAGTTTGGTGTTCTGTGATATTGAGATGCCGCGCCTAGATGGTTTAGCGTTGCTCGAAGAAATTCAACAATATCCTGAATTGGCCCACATTCCCATTGCGATGTTGACCTCGCGCGGGGCCGGACGACACCGGAAAATTGCGGCGGACCGGGGGGCAAAGGCCTATTTCACAAAGCCCTATGTGGAAGATCATTTGCTAGAGGCAGCGGCCCGGTTAATGGCTGGGGAAATTTTACTAGACGAAAATGGTAAGGTGGTGGCGTAA
- a CDS encoding M23 family metallopeptidase: MTVSFPRFLPLVASLALVVGFSESATSEPQLQVTVNPSSPKLGESMAVIIDPPGTLDPQQADTLTVRFTKSGATQADTYPVFPLDPAGDRYRALIPTSPLESHGKTLLQVSDGNETRNLAVWIQDRRFPTQRITLSGSGSGPATQYELDRVAALKAIVSPTKHWNGPFLRPNSGRVSTIFGVRRYYNGVFAQDYYHRGIDYAAGYGSPVVAPAPGKVALIDFEKNGFKVHGNTVGIDHGQGVISVFLHLNSIPSNLKEGDFVQAGQAIGTVGSSGASTGPHLHWGLYVNGVAIDPELWRNQTVQ; this comes from the coding sequence ATGACTGTTTCTTTCCCCCGTTTTCTCCCCCTCGTTGCCAGCCTTGCCCTAGTTGTGGGGTTTTCAGAATCAGCCACCAGCGAACCGCAACTCCAAGTCACAGTCAATCCCAGCAGTCCCAAACTTGGGGAGAGCATGGCCGTAATTATTGATCCCCCCGGCACCCTCGATCCCCAACAGGCCGATACTTTAACGGTACGCTTTACTAAAAGTGGCGCGACCCAGGCCGATACTTATCCTGTTTTCCCCCTCGATCCGGCCGGCGATCGCTACCGAGCTTTAATTCCGACATCTCCCCTCGAATCCCACGGCAAAACCCTCCTCCAGGTGAGTGATGGCAACGAAACCCGCAACCTCGCCGTTTGGATCCAAGACCGCCGTTTTCCGACCCAGCGCATTACCCTTTCTGGCAGTGGCTCTGGCCCTGCAACCCAATACGAACTTGACCGCGTCGCCGCCCTCAAAGCTATCGTCTCCCCCACAAAACATTGGAATGGCCCTTTCCTGCGGCCGAATAGTGGTCGCGTTTCAACGATTTTTGGCGTACGGCGCTACTACAATGGCGTTTTTGCCCAGGATTACTACCATCGCGGCATTGACTATGCAGCAGGCTATGGTTCCCCGGTGGTCGCTCCTGCCCCTGGCAAAGTGGCCCTGATTGACTTCGAGAAAAATGGTTTTAAAGTACACGGCAATACCGTCGGTATTGACCATGGCCAGGGCGTCATTAGCGTTTTCCTACACCTCAACAGTATTCCCAGCAACCTCAAGGAAGGAGATTTTGTCCAAGCAGGTCAAGCGATCGGCACCGTCGGTTCTAGTGGTGCTTCCACCGGGCCTCACCTCCACTGGGGACTCTATGTCAATGGCGTGGCGATCGATCCAGAACTGTGGCGTAACCAAACGGTTCAATAA